One genomic region from Chthoniobacterales bacterium encodes:
- a CDS encoding glycosyltransferase family 39 protein: MKSSRWLAVLWFALIVGVWIARGLPWNLDEYDQAKQAYTSYEMIGRDAWWYQHTPRQDSATKPPLVGWISAGLYKISGNWDAAWRLPSLLAAIGTLILLWQGGLKVAGIGGAYLATAAFAWNLLAIRLATMVRTDMVLAFFIFASGWLIWRRLQNDEKWTVRGTLWLTLLLTAATMTKGPIYHAFLLPGLVAWLIFAEPQENKSRIVAGYFVASLASLLPFLLWTWLRMRQDPAFYDQVVVKEFLGRFTVGAKAVHNNQTWYFYLPHLLTKTAPWSLLFLAALVLKRMQLDWKKNSATLWLICWTLGGVIAMSLVPSKRVDRIFPVIPAAALTLAALLPVLRARFSPRLLVTLGALAVAGYGGYTIFVVREGYRHEFDRLVKFGSQVRQLCATNHWNYALVEGRDEGLLMYAGKMSFTELKTTATQLKNGTLQAAVVDSSDLKKLTKNTGELHSILEIAHPTDTDYSYYLVQPVR; this comes from the coding sequence TTGAAATCCTCGCGCTGGCTCGCCGTCCTCTGGTTCGCCCTCATCGTCGGCGTCTGGATCGCACGCGGGCTGCCGTGGAATCTGGACGAATACGACCAGGCGAAACAGGCTTACACGTCCTATGAAATGATCGGGCGCGACGCGTGGTGGTATCAACACACGCCGCGCCAGGACTCCGCCACGAAGCCACCGCTCGTCGGCTGGATCTCGGCTGGCCTCTACAAGATCAGCGGAAATTGGGACGCCGCCTGGCGGTTGCCCTCGCTGCTCGCGGCCATCGGGACTTTGATCCTTCTCTGGCAGGGCGGCCTGAAAGTCGCGGGCATCGGCGGCGCATATCTGGCCACGGCGGCCTTTGCCTGGAACCTGCTCGCGATCCGCCTGGCGACGATGGTGCGCACGGACATGGTCCTGGCATTTTTCATTTTCGCTAGCGGTTGGCTGATCTGGCGGCGTCTGCAAAACGATGAAAAATGGACCGTCCGCGGCACGCTCTGGCTTACGCTTTTGCTCACCGCCGCCACCATGACGAAGGGGCCGATCTACCACGCCTTTCTGCTACCGGGCCTCGTGGCGTGGCTGATTTTTGCGGAGCCGCAGGAAAATAAATCGCGCATCGTCGCCGGGTATTTCGTCGCATCGCTGGCGTCGTTACTGCCCTTTCTCCTCTGGACTTGGCTGCGAATGCGGCAGGACCCGGCATTCTACGATCAAGTCGTGGTGAAGGAATTTCTCGGGCGTTTCACCGTCGGCGCGAAGGCGGTGCACAACAACCAGACGTGGTATTTTTATCTGCCGCATCTCCTCACCAAGACCGCGCCGTGGAGTCTGCTTTTCCTCGCTGCGCTCGTCCTGAAACGAATGCAACTCGACTGGAAAAAAAACTCCGCCACGCTCTGGCTCATCTGCTGGACGCTGGGCGGCGTGATCGCCATGAGCCTCGTCCCATCGAAGCGCGTGGACCGCATTTTCCCAGTCATCCCAGCGGCAGCATTGACTTTGGCCGCGCTTCTTCCTGTCTTGCGGGCACGATTCTCCCCTCGCCTGCTCGTGACTTTGGGTGCGCTGGCGGTCGCTGGTTATGGCGGATACACCATTTTCGTCGTGCGCGAAGGGTATCGTCACGAATTTGATCGGCTCGTCAAATTTGGCTCCCAAGTTCGGCAACTCTGCGCCACGAATCACTGGAACTACGCCCTCGTCGAAGGTCGCGACGAAGGTCTTCTCATGTATGCCGGAAAAATGTCGTTTACCGAGCTAAAGACGACTGCAACCCAACTCAAAAACGGCACGCTTCAGGCCGCGGTAGTCGATTCGAGCGACTTGAAAAAACTCACCAAAAACACAGGCGAGTTGCATTCGATTCTGGAAATCGCTCATCCGACAGACACCGATTATTCCTATTATCTGGTGCAGCCAGTGCGATGA
- a CDS encoding thioredoxin family protein encodes MRRLAIFLTCAVFCGTMLGADIYDPKADGKKLIASALELAKKENRHVLLDFGANWCPPCHSLHQLFQSNTAIREKLAASYVLVMIDTNEDRNHDVNLRYGTPTLRGLPVLVVLDSGGNQVFTQDTSGFESGKNYDAKKVLAFLNKW; translated from the coding sequence ATGAGGCGGCTCGCGATTTTCCTCACCTGCGCGGTTTTCTGCGGGACAATGTTAGGCGCCGACATTTACGACCCGAAGGCCGATGGAAAAAAACTCATCGCCAGTGCGCTCGAACTCGCCAAAAAAGAGAACCGCCACGTGCTCCTCGACTTCGGCGCGAACTGGTGTCCGCCCTGTCATTCACTGCATCAGTTGTTCCAGTCCAACACCGCGATTCGCGAGAAACTCGCCGCCAGTTATGTGCTCGTGATGATCGATACGAACGAGGACCGCAACCACGATGTGAACCTCCGCTACGGCACGCCGACCTTGCGCGGACTGCCCGTGCTGGTCGTTCTCGACTCCGGTGGAAATCAGGTTTTCACCCAAGACACGAGCGGCTTCGAGAGCGGGAAAAACTACGACGCGAAGAAGGTCCTCGCCTTCCTCAACAAGTGGTGA
- a CDS encoding L,D-transpeptidase family protein — MSLASKFLRFLPLLLLAALTGCSALEDPMVNLNPFRNPSGKAKIVIDLSQQKAWLYRGREVAAVSRISSGREGYDTPTGNFSVIQKDADHRSSVYGAYVLKGTRKIVVADVDTRKTKPPAGTTYIGAPMPYFLRFQGGHGLHAGNVPNYPASHGCIRLPGFMAKKFYDGVRLGTPVIVRR, encoded by the coding sequence ATGTCACTCGCCTCTAAATTCCTCCGCTTCCTTCCGCTTTTATTGCTAGCTGCCCTCACGGGTTGCAGTGCGCTAGAAGACCCGATGGTGAACCTCAATCCATTTCGCAATCCCTCTGGCAAGGCAAAGATCGTGATCGATCTCAGCCAGCAAAAAGCCTGGCTCTATCGCGGTCGTGAAGTCGCCGCCGTCTCGCGCATTTCCTCGGGTCGCGAAGGTTACGATACTCCCACGGGCAACTTTTCTGTGATCCAGAAAGATGCCGATCATCGCTCGAGCGTTTATGGTGCCTACGTGTTGAAAGGCACGCGTAAAATCGTCGTTGCCGATGTCGATACACGCAAGACCAAGCCGCCCGCTGGCACGACTTACATCGGTGCGCCTATGCCGTATTTCCTGCGCTTCCAAGGCGGCCACGGATTGCACGCGGGGAACGTTCCTAACTATCCCGCATCCCATGGTTGCATCCGACTGCCCGGTTTCATGGCGAAGAAATTTTACGACGGTGTTCGGCTCGGCACGCCGGTGATTGTTCGTCGCTAG
- a CDS encoding alpha/beta fold hydrolase, with protein MKLPAFVTRWVLAIGARFFRKIQQPRVHPPVPDWPGCIPLEVRSRDGCTIRGWWQPESRKTGTIVFVHGITIDSFRYVEQARYLSQETGLSVAAFDLRSHGISDDAPFTFGAAESWDVRAFLNALELARAPRPYILIGDSLGGLATQRAAIEDSRIDGAVLMQTPGWSWNAIRCAARKKSVLARFLNAHFGSDILNDGDLRRFPAQQMHRPPVFYVMGDRDFYDWRATRQIYDWWDTPNAGESNETPLTFPERSRWFALVEGAVHDTGLPDCYNVWRWPLIWPNIIRFVEIVCQRHG; from the coding sequence ATGAAACTCCCCGCTTTCGTCACGCGCTGGGTGCTGGCGATCGGCGCGCGGTTTTTCCGAAAAATTCAGCAACCGCGCGTGCATCCGCCGGTGCCCGACTGGCCGGGTTGCATTCCATTGGAAGTCCGCTCGCGCGACGGTTGCACGATTCGCGGCTGGTGGCAGCCGGAGTCGCGGAAAACCGGGACGATTGTTTTCGTTCACGGCATCACGATTGATAGTTTTCGCTACGTCGAACAGGCGCGCTATCTCAGCCAGGAAACGGGACTTTCCGTCGCCGCATTCGACTTGCGGTCGCATGGAATTTCGGACGACGCGCCGTTTACTTTCGGTGCCGCCGAATCGTGGGATGTGCGCGCTTTTCTGAATGCATTGGAACTCGCCCGCGCTCCCCGGCCTTACATTTTGATCGGCGACTCCCTTGGCGGACTCGCCACGCAACGCGCCGCCATCGAGGACTCACGAATCGACGGCGCGGTGCTCATGCAGACGCCCGGCTGGTCGTGGAATGCGATCCGCTGCGCCGCTCGGAAGAAGTCCGTGCTCGCCCGGTTTCTGAACGCGCATTTCGGCAGCGACATCCTCAACGACGGCGACTTGCGGCGTTTCCCGGCGCAGCAAATGCATCGTCCGCCGGTCTTTTATGTGATGGGAGATCGGGATTTCTACGACTGGCGCGCGACTCGCCAGATTTACGACTGGTGGGACACGCCGAATGCCGGTGAGTCGAATGAAACTCCGCTCACCTTTCCAGAGCGCTCGCGGTGGTTTGCGCTCGTGGAAGGCGCGGTGCACGACACGGGTCTGCCGGATTGTTACAACGTCTGGCGCTGGCCCCTGATCTGGCCCAACATCATTCGTTTTGTGGAGATCGTCTGCCAGCGGCACGGCTGA
- a CDS encoding DUF1800 family protein, whose translation MRRPLQMLPCILALLHFFCASIPIYAQIDPQIDQTVWKMLYGVTDAQISDPAWLAGDDDGDGTSNGSELVAGTNPFTTNSTFRITSALASADSPSITFPSITGKLYALQFSTDLTDASSWSAFSPPMQTMGNGSLLTFVPPSPDLDRNTFYRINVQNVDSDADGVSDWAETITGFDASADHTHGALENDHAALLHDFMQENVVTVRATKSTATQPVDSTTLATDTASITITRGGTLHFSAITVPITVTGTAVAGVDFASLPSFVTFPARVGSITLTITPLANSSQQTSSTVTISAMSGGGYTLGGTSSASVVIAPSGKPAGSGLTGMYFNGTSTGAKAVSPYNPALFTGTPALTRVDPTLDYVWSSTASPSPGVVNPTYFGVRWQGQVQPQYSETYTFDVVSDDGVKLWVNGQLILDSWSYIGADRLANIPLQAGVLYDIRLEYYQAAGGDQIHLYWYSNSQPKQVIPASRLYPLATTAAPPAITSPATAVGFVNQAFTFNVTASVSGGLLATFARGIGSGPFPPGLTLNPTTGQISGIPTAAGNFQVTLTATTANGVGASVLDIQILNLGSGVTRELWPGLPGASISDIPPALSSPPQPPDNALVALEDSAAYGNNTGERLRGYFVAPATGNYYFWIAASNNAELWISNDAEPVNLVRRAWITAPGTTSQNWADATQPHQKSPWIALTAGQSYYYEVLHNTGGSGDSSHVSVSYLLDPLGATANPPAGATPAPGYLLSKYGYPTTVGAEGDLYVTNLSPQGSAATTATGSANLRMMPGNAQAILHFNYSGLSSPRTAYHIHIASDHSSSGQIVFDLDDMDKFHPELITEDGGYIWNITDSGIYTAAQIVSAIQQGLAYLNVHTVNYPSGEIRGFLSLVKGSQKAPVPVPDPSFTDDHSTDAGAARFLNQAAFGAAPSDMAIVKSGGYDGWISNQLTLPATHLLPDVQAQAARIASNPYASTTVDNAWWRAAVFAPDQLRQRMAFALSQILVVSDTSQTLAIHADGLASYYDTLADNAFGNFRDLLKAVTLHPTMGFWLNMQGNAPGNLATGYHPNENYAREIMQLFSIGLNRLWPDGSLVLDSQGNLVPTYDQGVITNGFARVFTGWNWNQALQTNGQLPNSFSPPSNFTAPMVMVKKYHELGTKTLLDNVVLPAASGYNPTGAPVAGSQADPSTALYDSYGTQDLESTLDSIFYHPNTGPYICRQLIQRLVASHPSPAYLQRVVQVFNDDASPSHTRGNLAAVVRAILLDGEARDAALAQASNTWGKQREPLLRITGPARTFPFVANSGTYSESGTSVVTVTTNQPHRLSGGDAVGLDFSANTTGNPPVAPTSNPSSGSYTVLSTPAPTANTFAVTASGLSNVGYSQAANSNTLTINTSGPPVGEKVYLKFISGSSVPEGIYLVASVPDASHFTITTDAAPTAAVSGTVIMPKATGYYTVTNSTGSTLTVTTSYNSNVNVGDHFQLQTSLTKLADAEFVVSGIIDERKFTVSNSTVYEAETNQPCTIYPLAPPPLVRSGNVSLGASKFDMGNTNALIGQTPLNAPTVFNYFYPDYQYPGSLSANHVTTPEFQLTTDTNIVNLTNTISSTILSSANTNGLSSFKSGSINLDLGSYMTAPYVSVSTTSTTSGTKVTSTTTTTVDATALVNKLGDILTGGMLTQSSKDVIIAFLNNTTSFPPTTTATGTTTSPPSAPSLPTTSARDKVRTAVQLILVSPEYAIQK comes from the coding sequence ATGCGCCGTCCTCTCCAAATGCTTCCGTGCATTCTGGCGTTGCTTCACTTTTTTTGTGCATCAATTCCGATCTACGCGCAGATCGATCCCCAGATTGACCAGACCGTTTGGAAAATGCTTTACGGCGTGACGGATGCGCAGATTTCAGATCCCGCCTGGCTGGCCGGTGATGATGATGGAGACGGCACTAGCAATGGCTCCGAGCTAGTCGCGGGAACGAATCCATTTACCACGAATTCTACTTTTAGAATTACCTCGGCTTTAGCCAGTGCCGACAGCCCGTCGATTACCTTTCCATCCATCACCGGGAAGCTTTATGCGCTACAGTTTTCAACCGATCTGACGGATGCATCCAGTTGGTCTGCATTTTCTCCCCCGATGCAGACGATGGGCAACGGAAGTCTCCTGACGTTTGTCCCGCCGTCACCTGACTTGGATCGGAATACTTTTTATCGAATCAATGTTCAGAACGTGGATAGCGATGCCGATGGAGTGAGCGATTGGGCGGAGACGATCACCGGTTTTGATGCGTCCGCTGATCACACCCACGGGGCTTTGGAAAATGATCATGCGGCGTTGCTCCACGATTTTATGCAGGAAAACGTCGTGACCGTCCGTGCGACGAAATCGACCGCCACTCAACCGGTCGATTCCACTACTCTCGCGACAGACACGGCTTCGATCACAATCACGCGGGGCGGCACCCTGCATTTCAGCGCCATTACGGTTCCGATCACCGTCACCGGCACGGCGGTGGCAGGAGTGGATTTCGCCTCACTACCCTCATTTGTCACGTTCCCCGCGAGGGTTGGCTCCATCACTCTAACCATCACGCCGCTGGCAAACTCCAGCCAGCAGACCAGCTCAACGGTGACCATTTCCGCCATGTCAGGAGGCGGCTACACGCTGGGTGGAACCAGCAGTGCCAGCGTCGTGATTGCGCCCTCGGGAAAACCGGCAGGGTCGGGCCTGACCGGGATGTATTTCAACGGCACCAGCACGGGCGCCAAGGCGGTGTCGCCTTACAATCCGGCGTTGTTTACCGGCACGCCAGCGTTGACGCGGGTCGATCCAACGCTCGACTACGTCTGGAGCAGCACAGCCTCGCCTTCTCCAGGGGTGGTGAATCCGACTTACTTTGGCGTGCGCTGGCAGGGACAAGTGCAGCCGCAATATTCGGAAACTTACACCTTCGATGTGGTGTCGGACGACGGTGTGAAATTGTGGGTGAATGGGCAGCTCATCCTCGATAGCTGGAGTTACATTGGGGCGGACCGTCTGGCCAACATTCCGCTCCAGGCGGGGGTGCTCTACGACATCCGGTTGGAATATTATCAAGCCGCCGGGGGTGACCAGATTCACCTCTATTGGTATAGCAACAGCCAGCCCAAACAAGTCATCCCGGCTTCACGACTTTATCCGTTGGCGACCACCGCAGCGCCTCCAGCGATCACGAGTCCAGCGACAGCGGTTGGGTTTGTTAACCAAGCCTTCACCTTCAACGTCACCGCCAGTGTTTCTGGTGGGCTGCTGGCCACATTTGCTCGAGGGATTGGGAGCGGACCTTTCCCGCCGGGGCTGACTTTGAATCCGACCACGGGCCAGATCAGCGGCATTCCGACCGCGGCGGGCAACTTCCAAGTGACTCTCACTGCCACGACTGCCAATGGCGTGGGTGCGTCGGTCCTCGACATTCAAATCCTTAATCTCGGCAGCGGCGTGACGCGCGAATTATGGCCCGGTCTGCCCGGAGCCAGCATCTCGGACATTCCACCAGCATTGTCCTCGCCGCCGCAGCCACCGGATAATGCGCTCGTCGCTCTGGAAGATTCCGCAGCCTACGGGAATAACACGGGTGAGCGGCTGCGCGGATATTTCGTCGCCCCAGCCACGGGAAATTATTATTTTTGGATCGCGGCCAGCAACAACGCCGAACTCTGGATTTCCAACGATGCGGAACCCGTCAATCTCGTGCGCCGTGCCTGGATCACCGCTCCGGGGACTACTTCGCAAAACTGGGCCGACGCCACACAGCCCCATCAAAAATCCCCATGGATCGCCCTCACAGCGGGGCAGAGTTATTATTATGAGGTGCTGCATAACACGGGCGGCTCCGGCGATTCCAGCCACGTGTCTGTCAGTTATCTGCTGGATCCTTTGGGAGCCACGGCCAATCCGCCTGCGGGTGCGACGCCGGCCCCGGGGTATTTGCTTTCCAAGTATGGCTATCCCACAACCGTGGGGGCAGAGGGTGATCTTTACGTCACCAATCTCTCGCCGCAAGGTTCTGCCGCCACCACGGCGACTGGTTCCGCCAATCTGAGAATGATGCCAGGCAATGCTCAGGCTATTCTTCACTTCAATTACAGTGGACTCTCCTCGCCACGCACGGCGTATCACATTCATATCGCGTCGGATCATTCCAGCAGCGGCCAGATTGTTTTCGATCTGGATGACATGGATAAATTCCATCCGGAACTCATCACTGAGGACGGAGGCTATATTTGGAATATCACGGATTCGGGGATCTACACAGCCGCCCAGATTGTGTCGGCCATTCAGCAGGGTCTGGCGTATCTGAATGTCCACACGGTGAATTATCCCTCTGGTGAAATCCGTGGATTTCTCTCCTTGGTCAAAGGCTCGCAGAAAGCACCTGTCCCGGTGCCAGATCCTAGTTTCACAGATGATCATTCCACGGATGCCGGAGCTGCGCGTTTCTTAAACCAAGCCGCCTTCGGGGCTGCGCCGTCCGACATGGCCATTGTGAAGAGCGGCGGATACGACGGCTGGATATCTAACCAACTCACATTGCCTGCCACTCATCTCCTTCCCGACGTGCAGGCACAGGCGGCCAGAATCGCCAGCAATCCCTACGCAAGCACCACGGTGGATAACGCCTGGTGGCGGGCCGCTGTCTTCGCGCCGGACCAGTTGCGCCAGCGCATGGCTTTTGCCCTGAGCCAGATACTCGTTGTTTCCGATACCAGCCAGACTTTGGCTATCCATGCGGATGGCCTCGCCTCGTATTACGATACTCTCGCAGACAACGCATTTGGTAACTTCCGCGATCTGCTCAAGGCCGTCACGCTTCATCCGACAATGGGTTTTTGGTTGAACATGCAGGGCAATGCTCCAGGCAATCTCGCCACGGGTTATCATCCCAATGAAAACTACGCCCGCGAGATCATGCAGCTTTTCTCCATCGGACTCAATCGTCTCTGGCCCGACGGTTCCCTTGTGCTCGACTCTCAGGGCAATCTGGTGCCGACCTACGATCAGGGCGTCATCACCAATGGATTTGCCCGTGTCTTTACCGGCTGGAACTGGAACCAAGCCCTCCAGACCAATGGTCAGTTGCCAAATAGTTTCTCTCCCCCATCCAACTTCACCGCTCCGATGGTGATGGTAAAAAAATACCACGAACTCGGCACCAAAACCTTGCTGGACAACGTCGTGCTTCCGGCTGCTTCCGGCTATAATCCGACTGGCGCTCCCGTCGCTGGCTCGCAGGCCGACCCCAGCACCGCTCTCTACGATAGCTATGGAACCCAGGATCTGGAGAGTACGCTGGACAGTATTTTCTATCATCCCAACACCGGCCCTTACATCTGCCGCCAACTCATCCAGCGACTCGTCGCCAGCCATCCGAGCCCGGCCTATCTCCAGCGCGTCGTCCAAGTCTTCAATGACGACGCATCCCCAAGCCACACTCGAGGAAATCTTGCCGCGGTTGTTCGGGCCATTCTGCTCGATGGTGAGGCTCGCGATGCCGCCTTGGCACAGGCATCCAACACTTGGGGAAAGCAACGCGAACCGCTGCTCAGAATCACCGGACCTGCCCGCACATTTCCTTTTGTTGCAAACAGCGGCACTTACAGCGAATCGGGAACGTCGGTCGTCACCGTTACCACCAACCAGCCGCACCGTCTTAGCGGAGGCGACGCCGTCGGCCTGGACTTCAGCGCCAACACCACAGGGAATCCTCCAGTGGCACCCACGAGCAATCCGTCGTCGGGCAGCTATACGGTCCTTTCCACTCCAGCGCCGACCGCCAACACTTTTGCGGTGACTGCCTCCGGCTTGTCTAACGTTGGTTACTCACAAGCAGCCAACTCCAATACTCTAACAATCAACACAAGCGGACCACCTGTCGGCGAAAAGGTTTACTTAAAATTCATCTCCGGCAGCAGCGTTCCTGAAGGGATCTATCTTGTGGCGAGTGTGCCAGATGCCAGTCACTTTACGATCACGACCGACGCCGCCCCGACTGCGGCTGTCAGCGGAACTGTCATCATGCCCAAGGCGACCGGTTATTACACTGTGACCAACTCCACCGGAAGCACGCTTACCGTGACGACTAGCTACAACAGCAATGTGAATGTGGGCGATCATTTCCAACTGCAAACTAGTCTGACTAAACTGGCGGATGCTGAGTTTGTAGTCAGCGGGATCATAGATGAACGAAAGTTTACAGTTTCCAACTCGACTGTTTACGAGGCAGAAACCAACCAGCCGTGCACGATTTATCCACTGGCTCCCCCGCCTTTGGTTCGCTCGGGAAATGTGAGCTTGGGGGCCAGTAAATTCGACATGGGCAATACCAATGCCTTGATCGGACAAACGCCGCTGAACGCGCCGACTGTATTCAACTACTTCTATCCCGACTACCAATACCCCGGCAGCCTTTCCGCCAATCACGTCACCACGCCGGAGTTCCAATTGACCACGGATACTAACATTGTGAATCTCACAAACACGATCTCCTCCACGATTTTAAGCTCTGCTAACACAAATGGTCTGAGCAGCTTCAAAAGCGGATCCATCAATCTCGATCTTGGCTCTTACATGACGGCCCCCTATGTTAGTGTAAGCACCACCTCTACTACCTCTGGAACGAAAGTAACCAGCACCACAACCACCACGGTGGATGCGACCGCGCTCGTGAATAAGCTGGGCGACATTCTGACGGGTGGAATGCTTACCCAGAGTTCCAAGGACGTCATCATCGCCTTCCTCAACAACACCACTTCGTTTCCACCAACCACGACTGCCACCGGAACCACCACTTCCCCTCCGTCCGCTCCTAGTCTTCCGACTACGAGCGCACGCGACAAAGTTCGTACCGCTGTGCAACTCATCCTTGTTTCGCCCGAATACGCCATTCAGAAATAA
- a CDS encoding sulfite reductase subunit alpha: MEIRFSPKTRAASRAGKTTTRRRSSPSSTSGDARPTLDPLKQSANSLGLMSADPTALYSRKNPYPAKLVVNRKLTAETSQKETRHFEISLAGSGVVYEVGDSLGVFASNCPQLVEEIIHALHLTGDEEVLNPDKATTTLRSALLKDCVITAPSKQFLEAIVAKAEAAPLIAELLQPDLKKDLEEYLWGLEIIDFLLDHPSIQWTAAEFVATLRKLQPRLYSISSSLKAQPEQVHLTIAAVRYESHGRQRKGVASTFLCDRVTDEVPVPVFVHTAKGFRLPEDKTLPVIMVGPGTGVAPFRAMVQEREATGATGKNWLFFGEQRSASDFFYKDEWEAAMAKGVLTKLTTAFSRDQEQKIYVQHRMLENAPEIWRWLEEGAHFFVCGDGARMAKDVDFALHQIIEKEGGKTPEEAALYMEALRKDKRYKRDVY; this comes from the coding sequence GTGGAAATCAGGTTTTCACCCAAGACACGAGCGGCTTCGAGAGCGGGAAAAACTACGACGCGAAGAAGGTCCTCGCCTTCCTCAACAAGTGGTGACGCTCGACCCACGCTTGACCCATTGAAGCAATCTGCTAACTCTTTGGGCCTTATGTCCGCCGATCCAACCGCTCTTTATTCCCGCAAAAATCCGTATCCAGCGAAACTTGTCGTCAATCGCAAGTTGACCGCCGAAACTTCGCAGAAAGAGACCCGCCATTTCGAGATCTCGCTGGCTGGTTCCGGAGTGGTTTACGAGGTCGGCGATTCACTCGGCGTTTTCGCCAGCAACTGCCCGCAGCTCGTCGAGGAAATCATCCACGCTCTGCATCTCACCGGGGACGAGGAAGTGCTGAATCCCGACAAAGCCACCACCACCCTGCGCAGCGCGTTGTTGAAAGATTGCGTCATCACCGCTCCATCGAAACAATTTCTCGAAGCCATCGTCGCCAAGGCCGAAGCCGCACCTCTGATCGCCGAACTCCTGCAGCCCGATCTCAAAAAGGACTTGGAGGAATATCTCTGGGGCCTCGAGATCATCGATTTCCTGCTCGATCATCCGTCGATCCAATGGACGGCGGCGGAATTTGTCGCCACGCTGCGCAAACTTCAGCCGCGTCTATATTCCATTTCTTCGAGCCTGAAGGCGCAGCCGGAGCAGGTTCATCTAACCATCGCTGCCGTGCGTTACGAGAGCCACGGACGCCAGAGAAAAGGCGTTGCCTCGACCTTCCTTTGCGACCGCGTGACCGACGAAGTTCCCGTCCCGGTATTCGTTCACACGGCGAAAGGATTCCGCCTGCCCGAGGACAAAACGCTACCCGTCATCATGGTCGGACCCGGCACTGGCGTGGCTCCATTTCGCGCGATGGTGCAAGAGCGCGAGGCGACGGGCGCAACGGGTAAAAACTGGCTGTTTTTTGGCGAGCAACGCTCGGCCTCCGATTTTTTCTACAAAGACGAATGGGAAGCCGCCATGGCGAAAGGCGTTCTCACCAAACTCACCACGGCTTTTTCGCGCGATCAGGAACAGAAAATCTACGTGCAGCATCGGATGCTGGAAAACGCCCCGGAAATCTGGCGCTGGCTCGAGGAGGGCGCGCATTTCTTCGTCTGCGGCGACGGCGCACGCATGGCCAAGGACGTGGATTTTGCCCTGCACCAGATCATTGAAAAAGAAGGCGGCAAAACCCCCGAGGAAGCGGCTCTCTATATGGAGGCTCTGAGAAAAGACAAACGTTACAAGCGCGACGTCTATTGA